Sequence from the Lysobacter capsici genome:
GATGTGGTCGGTGGTGATCGAATCGCCGAACACGCCCATCACCCGCGCGCCGTGCACGTCGTCGATGCTGCCGACGTCCATGGTCATGCCGTCGAAGTAGGGCGGGTTCTTGATGTAGGTCGAGGCCGCGTCCCACTGGAACGACTCGCCGTCGGGCGAGGCGATCTGGTTCCAGCGGGTGTCGCCCTTGAACACGTCGGCGTAGTTCTGCGCGAACAGTTCCGGGCCGACGGTCGCGGCGATCATGTCGCCGATCTCCTTGTTGGTCGGCCAGATGTCGCGCAGGTACACGTCCTTGCCGTCGCTGCTCTTGCCGATGGGTTCCTTGGTCAAATCGATATTGACCGTGCCGGCGATCGCGTAGGCGACCACCAGCGGCGGCGAGGCGAGGTAGTTGGCTTTGACTTCCGGATGCACGCGGCCTTCGAAGTTGCGGTTGCCCGACAACACCGAGGCCACCACCAGTTCGTTCTCGGCGATGCCCTTGGACACTTCGTCCGGTAGCGGGCCGGAGTTGCCGATGCAGGTGGTGCAGCCGTAGCCGACCACGTAGAAACCCAGCGTTTCCAGGTCGGCGAGCACGCCGGCCTTGCGCAGGTAATCGGTGACCACCAGCGAGCCCGGGCCGAGCGAGGTCTTCACCCACGGCTTGGACTTCAGGCCCAAACGCGCCGCGTTGCGCGCAAGCAAACCGGCGCCGAGCATCACCGCCGGATTCGAGGTGTTGGTGCACGAGGTGATCGCGGCGATCACCACCGAGCCGTCGCACAGTTCGGCGTCCTGGTCCTTGATCCGGATCTTCGACACCGGCTTGGCGGCCAGATGATCGGCCTGCGGCTGGGCGCCGCCTTCGGCCTTCAGTTCCTCGATCGCGCAGCCGACCTTGGACTTGCGGTTGGCGATCAGCGGGCCGAGGTTGTCGGCGAAGTTGGTGTGCACGTTTTCGAGCAGCACGCGGTCCTGCGGGCGCTTGGGACCGGCCATCGACGGGCGCACGTCGCCCAGGTCGAGTTCCAGCGTCGCCGAGTAGGTCGCGTGCGGCTGGCCGGGTTCGTGCCACAGGCCCTGAGCCTTGGCGTAGGACTCGACCAGTGCGATCTGTTCCTCGCTGCGGCCGGACAGGCGCAGGTAGGTCACTGCTTCGGCGTCGATCGGGAAGATGCCGCAGGTCGCGCCGTACTCGGGCGCCATGTTGGCGATGGTCGCGCGGTCGGCCAGCGGCAGGTGCTGCAGGCCGTCGCCGAAGAACTCGACGAACTTGCCGACCACGCCGTGCTTGCGCAGCATCTGGGTCACGGTCAGGACCAGGTCGGTCGCGGTCGCGCCCTCGGGCAACTGGCCGGTCAGCTTGAAGCCGACCACTTGCGGGATCAGCATCGACGAGGGCTGGCCCAGCATCGCCGCCTCGGCCTCGATGCCGCCCACGCCCCAGCCGAGCACGCCGATGCCGTTGATCATGGTGGTGTGGCTGTCGGTGCCGAACACGGTGTCCGGGAACGCCTGCAATACGCCGTCGACCTCACGGCCCATGACCACGCGCGCCAGGTTTTCCAGATTGACCTGATGGACGATGCCGGTATTGGGCGGCACCACCTTGAAGTTCTCGAACGATTTCTGGCCCCAGCGCAGGAAGCTGTAGCGCTCCATGTTGCGTTCGAACTCGATCTTGCCGTTGAGGTCCAGCGCCTGCGGGCTGCCGAACACGTCGACCTGGACCGAGTGGTCGATCACCAGTTCCGACGGGATCAACGGGTTGATCTGCGAGGGCTTGCCACCGAGCTTGCTGACCGCGTCGCGCATCGCCGCCAGGTCGACCACGCAGGGCACGCCGGTGAAGTCCTGCAGCACCACGCGCGCCGGCATGAAGGCGATTTCCTGGTCGGGTTCCTTCGAAGCGTCCCATTGCGCGACCGCTTCGATGTGGTCCTTGCCGACCGTCATGCCGCCGTCTTCGTGACGCAGCAGGTTTTCCAGCAGGATCTTCATCGAATAGGGCAGGCGGCTGATGTCGTAGCGCTCACCCAGGGCCGGCAGGCTGAAATAGGTGTAGTCGCGGCCGTTGACGGACAACTGGCGGCGGGTGGAAAACGAGTCGCTCATGCGGTGAACTCCTGTGGAGATGCTGGCTCGCGCCTCGCGCCGGGCGAGGATCTGCTTGCGGTGGAGCGGACGGCGCAATGCGTGGCGGGGCGGTGAGCCCGATTATCCACCACTTGTCGCTGCAACTTTGTGCACGGCGTGTCGACGAATGCGCGCGCGGACGCTCGGCCTCGCCGCGCCGAGGTCATTTCGCCACGCCCTGCCAGGTGGTTTTAAGCATTTGCAGAAACTCTTCCGCCGCCGCGGACAACACAGCGTTGCGCCGGCGGACGATGCCGATGGTGCGCGAGACCACCGGGTGCTCGAGCGGGCGGGTGACCAGGATGGGGTGCTCCTGCTGCGGCGTCGCCATCCGCGGCAGCACCGAGATGCCGACGCCGGCCTCGACCATGCCCAGCGAGGTCGACAGATGGGTCACTTCGTAGAACCAGCTGAGTTTCAGGTTCTCGCGGGCGAGGGCGCCGTCGAGCAGGATGCGGTTGCCGCTGGTGCGGTGCACCGTGATCAGGCGATGGCTGGCCAGGTCGTTCCAGCTCACCTTGCGCTTGCGCGCCAGCGGGTGGTCGCGCCGGCAGGCCAGCACGAACGGGTCTTCGACCAGCACGTCGAAGTTCAGTTCCGGGTCGG
This genomic interval carries:
- the acnA gene encoding aconitate hydratase AcnA; translated protein: MSDSFSTRRQLSVNGRDYTYFSLPALGERYDISRLPYSMKILLENLLRHEDGGMTVGKDHIEAVAQWDASKEPDQEIAFMPARVVLQDFTGVPCVVDLAAMRDAVSKLGGKPSQINPLIPSELVIDHSVQVDVFGSPQALDLNGKIEFERNMERYSFLRWGQKSFENFKVVPPNTGIVHQVNLENLARVVMGREVDGVLQAFPDTVFGTDSHTTMINGIGVLGWGVGGIEAEAAMLGQPSSMLIPQVVGFKLTGQLPEGATATDLVLTVTQMLRKHGVVGKFVEFFGDGLQHLPLADRATIANMAPEYGATCGIFPIDAEAVTYLRLSGRSEEQIALVESYAKAQGLWHEPGQPHATYSATLELDLGDVRPSMAGPKRPQDRVLLENVHTNFADNLGPLIANRKSKVGCAIEELKAEGGAQPQADHLAAKPVSKIRIKDQDAELCDGSVVIAAITSCTNTSNPAVMLGAGLLARNAARLGLKSKPWVKTSLGPGSLVVTDYLRKAGVLADLETLGFYVVGYGCTTCIGNSGPLPDEVSKGIAENELVVASVLSGNRNFEGRVHPEVKANYLASPPLVVAYAIAGTVNIDLTKEPIGKSSDGKDVYLRDIWPTNKEIGDMIAATVGPELFAQNYADVFKGDTRWNQIASPDGESFQWDAASTYIKNPPYFDGMTMDVGSIDDVHGARVMGVFGDSITTDHISPAGNIKKDSPAGRFLQERGVQPADFNSYGSRRGNDDVMVRGTFANIRIKNLMFGGEEGGNTLYFGKNGGQGEKLAIFDAAMKYKADGVPLVVFAGKEYGTGSSRDWAAKGTNLLGVKAVIAESFERIHRSNLVGMGVLPLQFKDGENAQTHGLDGSETIDVIGLDDGKSKTATVVARKADGSEQTFEVKVLLLTPKEVEYFRHGGILHYVLRQLAAKKAT